The Enterobacter huaxiensis sequence ATTTCTCTGAGAGCGTGTGCGCCAGGTATTTAAACATGTTAAATACCGCGGTGCTCTTTGGCGTCGGTAACCCTTGTTCATCAAGGTAGTACTCGCCGCTGAATACCAGCACGCCGTTTCGTTGCTCTACGCCGGTGGCTTCAATACCCGCCAGCGTATCTTCATGGTTGCGGATCAGTTTGTTCGCTTCGATAAGCAGAGAAGCGCGATCGATAGGTTGGGTCGTATTCTGCATAATCTACTCCTTAAACAGTGGCATTAGTCTACGCCGAGGGCGCTGTGGGGGCAAATTTTCCCTGATATCTGAGAGGTTAAGGGGCAGGGGGGCGGCTGGCGGGATTTGCTTTTGCATGCTAATAAAGTTGCGTAACGAATTTTATCAGGTACAGTGTGCGCTTTCGTCATTCTGGCAACAGAATTGCTTGACATTCCACCGGGAATTCGTCACGAATTATATTGGGTGTGAGAAAAATACCTAATAACTCAATGACCTGGGTGTCATCTGTTTGACCTCCGGCACGACAAAGGGGTTGATATCCCCTGACACAGTCGCAATATCATTGGCTCGTCGTCAGCGGAAGGGAAATCAACGTGCGGCGTATTCCTGGAAGAATTAAATTAGGTAAAGGTGAATATGGGTAAAGCTCTCGTCATCGTTGAGTCCCCGGCAAAAGCCAAAACGATCAACAAGTATCTGGGTAATGACTACGTGGTTAAGTCCAGCGTGGGTCATATCCGCGATTTGCCGACCAGTGGCTCAGCCAGCAAAAAGAGCGCAGACTCTACCTCCACCAAAGGGGCTAAAAAGCCTAAAAAGGATGAACGTAGCGCGCTTGTCAACCGCATGGGTGTTAACCCGTGGCACAACTGGGATGCACAATACGAAGTGCTGCCAGGCAAAGAAAAAGTCGTTAACGAGCTGAAGCAGCTTGCTGAAAAAGCAGACCACATCTACCTCGCAACCGACCTTGACCGCGAAGGGGAGGCCATTGCATGGCACCTGCGGGAAGTGATCGGGGGTGACGACAAACGCTACAGCCGTGTGGTGTTTAACGAAATTACAAAGAATGCGATTCGTCAGGCCTTCGAAAAGCCGGGTGAACTGAATATCGACCGTGTAAACGCGCAGCAGGCACGCCGCTTTATGGACCGCGTTGTGGGTTACATGGTTTCTCCACTGCTGTGGAAAAAGGTTGCGCGTGGTCTGTCAGCAGGCCGCGTACAGTCCGTTGCCGTACGTCTTGTTGTTGAGCGTGAACGCGAAATTAAAGCATTCGTTCCGGAAGAGTTCTGGGAAGTGGATGCCAACGTCACCACGCCAGGCGGCGACGCGCTGCCGCTGCAGGTAAGCCATCACAACGACAAACCTTTCCGTCCTGAAAACCGCGACCAGACGATGGCCGCCGTGGCGCTGCTGGAAAAAGCGCGCTATCAGGTACTGGATCGTGAAGACAAGCCGACCAGCAGCAAACCGGGTGCGCCGTTCATAACCTCCACGCTGCAGCAGGCCGCGAGCACGCGTCTGGGCTATGGCGTGAAGAAAACCATGATGATGGCCCAGCGTTTGTATGAAGCGGGTTATATCACCTATATGCGTACTGACTCTACAAACTTGAGTCAGGATGCGGTCAGCATGGTGCGGGATTACATTAGCGATAATTTTGGTAAGAAATACCTGCCAGAAAACGCAAATCAGTACGCCAGCAAAGAGAACTCTCAGGAAGCGCACGAGGCCATTCGTCCTTCTGACGTCTCCGTCCTGGCTGAATCGCTAAAGGATATGGAAGCGGATGCGCAGAAGCTGTACCAGCTGATCTGGCGCCAGTTTGTAGCCTGTCAGATGATGCCTGCGAAGTACGATTCCACGACGCTGACCGTCGGTGCGGGTGATTACCGTCTGAAGGCTCGCGGCCGTATTCTGCGTTTCGACGGCTGGACGAAGGTGATGCCTGCGCTGCGCAAAGGCGATGAAGACAGAACGCTGCCTGCGGTAAACAAGGGTGATGAACTGTCTCTCGTTGAGCTGATTCCGGCGCAGCACTTCACCAAGCCGCCAGCACGCTTCAGTGAAGCCTCGCTGGTTAAAGAGCTGGAAAAACGCGGTATTGGCCGTCCGTCCACCTATGCGTCGATTATTTCGACCATTCAGGATCGTGGCTACGTCCGTGTTGAAAACCGTCGTTTCTACGCTGAAAAAATGGGTGAGATTGTCACCGACCGTCTGGAAGCAAATTTCCGCGAGTTGATGAACTACGATTTCACCGCGCAGATGGAAGACAGCCTCGACCAGGTTGCCAGCCATCAGGCCGAATGGAAAAAAGTGCTCGATAGCTTCTTCAGCGACTTTACCAACCAGTTGGATAAAGCCGAGAAAGATCCTGAAGAAGGCGGCATGTTGCCTAACCAGATGGTACTGACCAGCATCGACTGCCCAACCTGCGGCCGTAAGATGGGGATCCGTACCGCCACGACGGGCGTATTCTTGGGCTGTTCTGGCTATGCGCTGACGCCGAAAGAGCGCTGCAAAACCACCATCAACCTGGTGCCGGAGAATGAAGTTCTCAACGTGCTGGAAGGTGAGGATGCAGAAACCAACGCACTGCGCGCCAAACGTCGCTGTCAGAAATGCGGCACGGCAATGGACAGCTACCTGATCGATCCAAAACGTAAACTGCACGTCTGCGGTAACAACCCGACCTGCGATGGATACGAGATCGAAGAGGGTGAGTTCCGGATCAAGGGTTACGACGGCCCGATCGTTGAGTGTGAGAAATGTGGCTCTGAAATGCACCTGAAAATGGGGCGTTTTGGTAAATACATGGCGTGCACCAACGACGAGTGCAAAAACACGCGTAAGATCCTGCGTAACGGCGAAGTTGCTCCGCCAAAAGAAGATCCGGTTCCGCTGCCAGAACTGCAGTGTGAGAAGTCGGACGCCTATTTCGTGCTGCGTGACGGTGCTGCGGGGGTCTTCCTTGCGGCCAACACCTTCCCGAAATCACGTGAAACGCGTGCTCCACTGGTGGAAGAGCTGCATCGCTTCCGCGACCGTATGCCGGAGAAACTGCGTTATCTGGCCGACGCGCCGCAGCAGGATCCTGAAGGCAACAAGACCGTTGTGCGCTTCAGCCGTAAAACAAAGCAGCAATATGTCGCGGCAGAGAAAGACGGTAAAGCGACCGGCTGGTCTGCCTTCTTTGTTGACGGTAAATGGGTCGAAGGTAAGAAATAATCTTCCCTTACCGCCACTTACCCGTGAAAGGGCCGGACTTCCGGCCCTTTTTTATTACGCTGTTATTATTTTTTGTTCCGTACTATACAGTCGAGCTATAAATGATATAGTGGTTATAGTTAACCCTTTTCTTATTATCAAATCGTCTTAAACGATTGACCCGTGCGCTAATTCGGATGGTCTGGCATGAAACTACAGCAGCTCCGCTATATTGTTGAGGTCGTCAATCACAACCTCAACGTCTCTTCTACCGCAGAAGGACTCTATACCTCGCAGCCCGGCATCAGCAAGCAGGTGCGCATGCTGGAGGATGAGTTAGGCATTCAAATTTTTGCTCGCAGTGGTAAACACCTCACTCAGGTCACACCGGCAGGGCAAGAGATCATCCGAATCGCGCGGGAAGTGTTGTCCAAAGTGGACGCCATTAAATCCGTTGCGGGTGAACACACCTGGCCAGACAAAGGCTCACTCTATATCGCGACCACACACACCCAGGCGCGCTATGCGCTGCCCGGCGTGATTAAAGGTTTCATTGAGCGTTACCCGCGCGTGTCGTTGCATATGCACCAGGGGTCGCCGACGCAAATTGCGGAAGCCGTCTCTAAGGGCAATGCTGACTTCGCTATCGCAACGGAAGCGCTGCACCTCTATGACGACCTGGTGATGCTGCCGTGCTATCACTGGAACCGTTCAATTGTGGTTACCCCAGACCATCCCCTGGCCGGGAAAGGGTCAGTAACCATTGAAGAGCTGGCACAATATCCGCTGGTGACCTACACCTTCGGCTTTACCGGCCGCTCCGAGTTGGATACGGCCTTTAACCGCGCAGGGTTAACGCCGCGCATTGTCTTCACGGCGACAGATGCGGACGTCATTAAGACATACGTACGCCTGGGGCTTGGGGTAGGGGTTATTGCCAGCATGGCGGTTGACCCGGTCTCCGATCCGGATCTGGTGCGTCTTGATGCGCATGATGTTTTCAGCCACAGCACGACGAAGATCGGTTTTCGTCGCAGCACTTTCTTGCGTAGCTATATGTATGATTTTATTCAGCGCTTCGCTCCGCATTTAACGCGTGACGTTGTCGATACCGCCGTTGCATTACGCTCGAATGAAGACATCGAAGAGATGTTTAAAGACATTAAGCTTCCTGCTAAATAATCACACCCGGTATCTTTCCCCCGCGGAGAGATACCGAAATACCCTCTCAAACCTAAATTAGAATTATCATCATCTACCCGCCGCTGCCATATAATGTCATTACCCATTTAATCTTTAAGGTTTTACTGTCGCAAATTTGCGACAAAAGTAGAAAGTAATTTACGGCTTCGCAAATTTTTCTTTTCAATTATTTATTTCTGGTCAAAAGAATGAATTTTTCCTTATGCCATAAGCACAAATTCACTGGCTTTTCGGCTAAAGTTTCTTTAGGATTTATCTCAACAGATGATTAATTGTACCAATTGTTTGGTCTAAAATGATAAGCGATGTCGATTGTATGAGGTTAGCAATGCCTTCAGGAAGTGAAGAACCGCAAAGGGATCCTGCGCTAAAGCGTAAAGCCTGGCTGGCGGTCTTTCTCGTCTCCGCCTTGTTCTGGGCGGTGGTTGCTCTCCTCGCCTGGAAATATTGGGGTTGAATATGACAGTGACGGTACGGACAGAAACGGTTAAGCAAATGTGTCAACATCGTGACAATGGTCATCAAGCGCGAAAAGCGCCTGCGACCACCGTTCCCGCATCATGGAAGCTAACGGCGCAGCAGCAAGCCTTTATTGATGTGTTCGCAGAAGACGAACCCAAAAAACAATAATTTAGTTAATTGCGTAATGATGCAAATACATTGAATAATGTCTTTGCGCTTTTGTACTCGTTTAATAATACACATCAGCAATATAGAACTGAGGGCAGACCTCAGCATGTTTAATAATTAAAGCCTGGTGTCCCTATGATGAATAACATGACAATTCCCAAATACTGGTCGTGGATCGGCGTGTTCTCCGTATCGATTCTCTTCTGGTGTCAGCTCATCTGGCTGGCCTTCCTCTAAATCCTGAAACCTCGCTTTGGCGGGGTTTTTTGTTTCACACGCCGCGCGGGATCAATCCGAAATTTATCAATTCGGGTTGTTATCAAAACGTTACGACATCTATGTGTTATCTTTAAATACAGCCCTGATGATTGTCAGGACATCTCTGTAATTAAGGAGGAGCTTATGTCGTTAACCCTACGCGAAGCCAGTAAGGACACATTACAGGCAGAAAATAAAACCTGGCACTACTACAGCTTACCGCTGGCCGCCAGAACGCTTGGGGACATTTCGCGTTTACCCAAGTCCTTGAAAGTTTTGCTCGAAAACCTGCTTCGCTGGCAGGATGGCGACTCCATCACCGAGGAAGATATCCAGGCGCTGGCGGGGTGGCTGAAAAATGCCCATGCCGACAGAGAAATCGCCTATCGCCCGGCCAGGGTCCTGATGCAGGATTTCACCGGCGTGCCTGCCGTCGTTGATTTGGCAGCCATGCGCGAAGCCGTTAAGCGCCTTGGTGGCGATACGGCAAAAGTTAACCCGCTCTCTCCCGTTGACCTTGTGATTGACCACTCCGTGACCGTGGACCACTTTGGCGATGACGACGCCTTTGGCGAGAACGTCCGCCTGGAGATGGAACGTAACCACGAGCGCTACGTGTTCCTTAAATGGGGGCAGCAGGCATTCAGCCGGTTTAGCGTGGTACCGCCGGGCACGGGGATCTGCCATCAGGTTAACCTGGAATATCTCGGTAAGGCCGTATGGAGTGAGCTGCAGGATAAAGAGTGGGTCGCGTATCCCGATACGCTGGTGGGGACAGATTCCCATACCACCATGATTAACGGCCTGGGCGTGCTGGGCTGGGGCGTCGGCGGGATCGAGGCCGAAGCGGCCATGCTGGGTCAACCCGTCTCCATGCTGATCCCCGACGTGGTAGGCTTTAAGCTGACCGGTAAGCTTTCGGAAGGCATTACCGCGACAGACCTGGTTTTAACCGTGACGCAGATGCTGCGCAAGCACGGCGTCGTCGGTAAATTTGTTGAATTCTACGGCGACGGGCTAGATTCTTTGCCGCTGGCGGACCGCGCCACCATCGCGAATATGGCGCCGGAATATGGCGCAACCTGTGGCTTTTTCCCGATTGATAGCGTCACGCTGGAGTATATGCGCCTTAGCGGCCGCAGCGAGGAGCAGGTCGCTCTGGTTGAGGCCTACACCAAAGCCCAGGGAATGTGGCGTAACCCAGGCGATGAGCCGGTGTTTACCAGCTCGCTTGAGCTGGATATGGGCACCGTTGAGGCAAGCCTTGCGGGGCCAAAGCGTCCGCAGGACCGCGTTGCGCTCAACAACGTGCCAAAAGCCTTTGCTGCCAGCAGCGAACTGGAAGTGAATACCGCGCAAAAGGATTGCCGTCCGGTCGACTATGTCCTGAACGGACATCAGTATCAGCTGCCTGATGGCGCCGTCGTGATTGCGGCGATCACCTCCTGTACTAATACCTCAAACCCAAGCGTACTCATGGCCGCCGGGCTGCTGGCGAAAAAAGCGGTAGAGCTGGGCCTGAAACCGCAGCCTTGGGTCAAAGCCTCTCTGGCGCCCGGCTCCAAGGTAGTATCCGATTATCTTGCGCAGGCGAGACTGACCCCGTATCTGGATGAGCTGGGGTTTAACCTGGTCGGCTATGGCTGTACCACCTGCATCGGCAACTCTGGCCCGCTTCCTGAGCCAATAGAAGTGGCGATCAAGCAGGGCGATTTGACCGTTGGCGCGGTGCTCTCCGGCAACCGAAACTTTGAAGGGCGTATCCATCCGCTCGTTAAAACCAACTGGCTAGCCTCACCGCCGCTCGTCGTGGCGTATGCGCTGGCCGGTAACATGAATATTAACCTGGCCACCGACCCGATTGGACACGATCGTAAGAATGATCCTGTCTATCTTAACGACATCTGGCCGTCGTCGCGCGAGATTGCGCGGGCAGTAGAGAAGGTCTCGACGGAGATGTTCCGCAAAGAGTATGCCGAGGTGTTTGAAGGCACGCCGGAATGGAAGGCGATCGGCGTTACGGGCTCAGACACTTACGGCTGGCAGGATGATTCAACCTATATCCGCCTGTCGCCGTTCTTCAACGACATGCTGGCTGAGCCTGCACCGCTGAAGGACATCCACGGCGCGCGCATCCTTGCGATGCTCGGTGACTCCGTCACTACGGACCACATCTCTCCGGCGGGCAGCATAAAAGCCGACAGCCCTGCGGGACGTTATCTGCAGGGACGCGGCGTGGAGCGAAGAGATTTTAACTCCTACGGATCGCGACGGGGTAACCATGAAGTGATGATGCGCGGGACATTTGCCAACATCCGCATTCGTAATGAAATGGTGCCGGGCATCGAAGGGGGCATGACCCGCCACTTGCCGGGGTCAGAGGTGGTCTCGATATACGATGCGGCGATGAAGTATCAGCAGGAAGGGACGCCGCTGGCGGTCATTGCCGGGAAAGAGTACGGCTCTGGCTCCAGCCGCGACTGGGCGGCAAAAGGGCCGCGCCTGCTCGGCGTGCGGGTGGTCATTGCGGAGTCCTTTGAACGTATCCACCGTTCTAACCTGATCGGGATGGGGATCCTGCCGCTGGAATTCCCGCAGGGCGTTACGCGCAAAACGCTGGCGCTAACGGGGGAAGAGCAGATTGATATCAGCGATCTGCAAAGCCTGCAGCCGGGTAAAACGGTGCCGGTTACGTTAACGCGCGCGGACGGGAAAACCGAGGAGCTGGCGTGCCGGTGCCGCATCGATACGGCAACGGAGCTAACCTATTACCAGAACGACGGCATTTTGCATTATGTGATTCGTAAAATGCTAGATTGAGGAAGCAAGCCCGGCTTTCGTGCCGGGCTTTTCGCGATCACTCGCTCAGAAGGTGGCCCATTTTAGCCGCTTTGGTATCGAGGTAGTGCGCATTCTTGGGGTTACGCCCAACGATCAGCGGCACGCGTTCAACGATATTGATGCCCGCTTCGGTCAGGATTTCCACTTTCTTAGGATTATTGGTCAGCAGGCGAACTTCATCCACGCCCAGCAGCTTGAACATATCTGCGCAGAGGGTGAAATCACGTTCGTCAGCGGCAAAACCAAGTTGATGGTTGGCTTCAACCGTGTCGTAACCCTGATCCTGCAGCGCGTAAGCGCGGATTTTATTCAGCAGACCAATATTACGACCTTCCTGACGGTGATATAGCAGAACTCCACGGCCTTCCTCTGCAATATGAGTCAGGGCAGCTTCCAGCTGGAAGCCGCAATCACAGCGCAGGCTGAACAAGGCATCGCCGGTCAGACACTCCGAATGGACGCGAGACAGTACCGGTGTCTGTCCTGAAATGTCGCCAAATACCAGCGCGACGTGATCTTGTCCGGTTGCCAGTTCTTCAAAACCCACCATCAGGAAGTCGCCCCATGGGGTTGGCAGTTTGGCTTCTGCCACACGTTTAAGCTGCATGTGATTCTCCAGAGTAGGCTGACACGTTTCGTGCCTTCCGCCCGTTTTGCTTTCTGTATTCGATCATTTTGCCACAAGCTCGGTAAGTTCGCCTAATCAGCACCATGCTATATGAACGTTAAACGCACGATCCGACATATCCACCCGGTCGACGAATTTCAGTTATGATTGTGACGCTTAGCGTAAAAGGAGAGGACATGTTTTCAATCGCCAGACGAACGGCAGCCGGTGCAGCCGTATTGCTTATTATGCCCGTGGCTTTATGGTTTTCCGGCTGGACGTGGCAGCCCGGTCAAAACAGCACGTGGCTTAAAACCCTGTACTGGATAACGGAGACGGTGACGCAGCCGTGGGGCATTATCACACACGTTCTGCTGTGTGCCTGGTTTCTGTGGTGTCTGCGTTTTCGTCTGCGCCCAGCGATCGTGCTGTTTGCCATTCTCGGCGGCGCCATCATTATTGGCCAGGGGGTGAAATCCTGGGTGAAGGATCGCGTGCAGGAGCCGCGGCCCTTCGTCGTCTGGATGGAAAAAACGCACCATGTTCCGGTGGATGAGTTCTACAATTTAAAGCGTAAAGATCGCGGTGCGCTGGTGAAAGAACAGCTTTCGGAACAGCCGGACATTCCAAAATTTTTGCGTAAACACTGGCAGAAAGAGACCGGTTTCGCGTTCCCTTCCGGACATACAATGTTTGCCGCAAGCTGGGCGCTACTGGGTGTCGGCCTGCTGTGGCCGCGCCGTCGCACGGTTACCATCGCGATTTTGCTGCTTTGGGCAACGGGCGTGATGGGCAGCCGCTTGCTGCTGGGTATGCACTGGCCGCGTGATTTGGTGGTCGCTACGCTAATTTCATGGCTGCTGGTCACGCTGGCGACCTGGCTTGCTGAACGGTTCTGCGGGCCGCTCATGCCGCCGCCGGAAGAGAAGAAAGAAATTGCCGAAAGGGAGCAAAGCGGAGGCTGAAGGTTGATTTTCCGCATTTAGCCCATAAA is a genomic window containing:
- the acnA gene encoding aconitate hydratase AcnA; this encodes MSLTLREASKDTLQAENKTWHYYSLPLAARTLGDISRLPKSLKVLLENLLRWQDGDSITEEDIQALAGWLKNAHADREIAYRPARVLMQDFTGVPAVVDLAAMREAVKRLGGDTAKVNPLSPVDLVIDHSVTVDHFGDDDAFGENVRLEMERNHERYVFLKWGQQAFSRFSVVPPGTGICHQVNLEYLGKAVWSELQDKEWVAYPDTLVGTDSHTTMINGLGVLGWGVGGIEAEAAMLGQPVSMLIPDVVGFKLTGKLSEGITATDLVLTVTQMLRKHGVVGKFVEFYGDGLDSLPLADRATIANMAPEYGATCGFFPIDSVTLEYMRLSGRSEEQVALVEAYTKAQGMWRNPGDEPVFTSSLELDMGTVEASLAGPKRPQDRVALNNVPKAFAASSELEVNTAQKDCRPVDYVLNGHQYQLPDGAVVIAAITSCTNTSNPSVLMAAGLLAKKAVELGLKPQPWVKASLAPGSKVVSDYLAQARLTPYLDELGFNLVGYGCTTCIGNSGPLPEPIEVAIKQGDLTVGAVLSGNRNFEGRIHPLVKTNWLASPPLVVAYALAGNMNINLATDPIGHDRKNDPVYLNDIWPSSREIARAVEKVSTEMFRKEYAEVFEGTPEWKAIGVTGSDTYGWQDDSTYIRLSPFFNDMLAEPAPLKDIHGARILAMLGDSVTTDHISPAGSIKADSPAGRYLQGRGVERRDFNSYGSRRGNHEVMMRGTFANIRIRNEMVPGIEGGMTRHLPGSEVVSIYDAAMKYQQEGTPLAVIAGKEYGSGSSRDWAAKGPRLLGVRVVIAESFERIHRSNLIGMGILPLEFPQGVTRKTLALTGEEQIDISDLQSLQPGKTVPVTLTRADGKTEELACRCRIDTATELTYYQNDGILHYVIRKMLD
- the topA gene encoding type I DNA topoisomerase, whose translation is MGKALVIVESPAKAKTINKYLGNDYVVKSSVGHIRDLPTSGSASKKSADSTSTKGAKKPKKDERSALVNRMGVNPWHNWDAQYEVLPGKEKVVNELKQLAEKADHIYLATDLDREGEAIAWHLREVIGGDDKRYSRVVFNEITKNAIRQAFEKPGELNIDRVNAQQARRFMDRVVGYMVSPLLWKKVARGLSAGRVQSVAVRLVVEREREIKAFVPEEFWEVDANVTTPGGDALPLQVSHHNDKPFRPENRDQTMAAVALLEKARYQVLDREDKPTSSKPGAPFITSTLQQAASTRLGYGVKKTMMMAQRLYEAGYITYMRTDSTNLSQDAVSMVRDYISDNFGKKYLPENANQYASKENSQEAHEAIRPSDVSVLAESLKDMEADAQKLYQLIWRQFVACQMMPAKYDSTTLTVGAGDYRLKARGRILRFDGWTKVMPALRKGDEDRTLPAVNKGDELSLVELIPAQHFTKPPARFSEASLVKELEKRGIGRPSTYASIISTIQDRGYVRVENRRFYAEKMGEIVTDRLEANFRELMNYDFTAQMEDSLDQVASHQAEWKKVLDSFFSDFTNQLDKAEKDPEEGGMLPNQMVLTSIDCPTCGRKMGIRTATTGVFLGCSGYALTPKERCKTTINLVPENEVLNVLEGEDAETNALRAKRRCQKCGTAMDSYLIDPKRKLHVCGNNPTCDGYEIEEGEFRIKGYDGPIVECEKCGSEMHLKMGRFGKYMACTNDECKNTRKILRNGEVAPPKEDPVPLPELQCEKSDAYFVLRDGAAGVFLAANTFPKSRETRAPLVEELHRFRDRMPEKLRYLADAPQQDPEGNKTVVRFSRKTKQQYVAAEKDGKATGWSAFFVDGKWVEGKK
- a CDS encoding YciN family protein, translated to MQNTTQPIDRASLLIEANKLIRNHEDTLAGIEATGVEQRNGVLVFSGEYYLDEQGLPTPKSTAVFNMFKYLAHTLSEKYHLVD
- a CDS encoding YmiA family putative membrane protein — encoded protein: MRLAMPSGSEEPQRDPALKRKAWLAVFLVSALFWAVVALLAWKYWG
- the pgpB gene encoding phosphatidylglycerophosphatase B; its protein translation is MFSIARRTAAGAAVLLIMPVALWFSGWTWQPGQNSTWLKTLYWITETVTQPWGIITHVLLCAWFLWCLRFRLRPAIVLFAILGGAIIIGQGVKSWVKDRVQEPRPFVVWMEKTHHVPVDEFYNLKRKDRGALVKEQLSEQPDIPKFLRKHWQKETGFAFPSGHTMFAASWALLGVGLLWPRRRTVTIAILLLWATGVMGSRLLLGMHWPRDLVVATLISWLLVTLATWLAERFCGPLMPPPEEKKEIAEREQSGG
- the ribA gene encoding GTP cyclohydrolase II, encoding MQLKRVAEAKLPTPWGDFLMVGFEELATGQDHVALVFGDISGQTPVLSRVHSECLTGDALFSLRCDCGFQLEAALTHIAEEGRGVLLYHRQEGRNIGLLNKIRAYALQDQGYDTVEANHQLGFAADERDFTLCADMFKLLGVDEVRLLTNNPKKVEILTEAGINIVERVPLIVGRNPKNAHYLDTKAAKMGHLLSE
- the cysB gene encoding HTH-type transcriptional regulator CysB; this encodes MKLQQLRYIVEVVNHNLNVSSTAEGLYTSQPGISKQVRMLEDELGIQIFARSGKHLTQVTPAGQEIIRIAREVLSKVDAIKSVAGEHTWPDKGSLYIATTHTQARYALPGVIKGFIERYPRVSLHMHQGSPTQIAEAVSKGNADFAIATEALHLYDDLVMLPCYHWNRSIVVTPDHPLAGKGSVTIEELAQYPLVTYTFGFTGRSELDTAFNRAGLTPRIVFTATDADVIKTYVRLGLGVGVIASMAVDPVSDPDLVRLDAHDVFSHSTTKIGFRRSTFLRSYMYDFIQRFAPHLTRDVVDTAVALRSNEDIEEMFKDIKLPAK
- the ymiC gene encoding small membrane protein YmiC, with amino-acid sequence MNNMTIPKYWSWIGVFSVSILFWCQLIWLAFL